The following are from one region of the Salvia splendens isolate huo1 chromosome 2, SspV2, whole genome shotgun sequence genome:
- the LOC121792707 gene encoding probable serine/threonine-protein kinase PBL25: protein MSCFPCFSCKRRATKRSNEKRKGAFPPSNPHQDPSPQSRPNSCTQHPCNENSRKTAEATTNNATNKEGGDNNNIASQTFTFRELAAATKNFRQEYMLGEGGFGPVYKGRLHKTGQLVAVKQLDRNGLQGNREFLVEVLMLSLLHHQNLVNLIGYCADGEQRLLVYEYMQLGSLEDHLLDISPKRSPLPWFTRMKIALHAAKGLEYLHDKANPSVIYRDLKSSNILLDKDYYAKLSDFGLAKLGPVGDKCHVSTRVMGTYGYCAPEYQRTGQLTVKSDVYSFGVVLLELITGKRAVDNRRSPDQQNLVTWAEPIFMEPSRFSELADPMLRGDFPKKSFNQAVAISAMCLQEDATVRPLISDVVTALSCLPLQGDAGYSRPISPPSPRLSDATTSREREKAVAEAIAWGSKSRHK from the exons ATGAGTTGTTTTCCATGCTTCTCATGTAAAAGGAGAGCAACAAAGAGGTCTAATGAAAAGAGAAAAGGAGCATTCCCCCCTTCCAATCCACATCAAGACCCTTCTCCACAGTCACGCCCTAATTCTTGCACACAACACCCATGCAATg aaaattcaagaaagacAGCAGAAGCAACTACTAACAATGCAACAAACAAAGAAGGAGGAGACAACAACAATATTGCATCTCAAACTTTCACTTTTAGGGAGTTGGCCGCAGCCACAAAGAATTTCAGGCAAGAATATATGCTCGGCGAAGGTGGATTTGGTCCTGTTTACAAAGGTCGTCTCCACAAAACAGGCCAG CTGGTAGCAGTTAAGCAACTTGATCGCAACGGGCTGCAAGGGAACCGAGAGTTTCTTGTAGAGGTTCTAATGTTGAGCCTTCTACATCACCAAAATTTGGTGAACCTAATCGGTTATTGTGCCGATGGTGAACAGAGGCTCTTGGTCTATGAATATATGCAATTGGGATCTCTCGAAGACCATTTACTAG ACATATCCCCCAAGAGATCTCCACTACCTTGGTTTACAAGGATGAAGATCGCATTACATGCTGCCAAAGGTCTAGAGTATTTGCACGACAAGGCAAACCCTTCAGTGATCTACCGCGACTTGAAGTCATCCAACATCTTGCTCGACAAGGACTACTACGCCAAGCTGTCCGACTTTGGCCTAGCCAAGCTCGGGCCTGTTGGAGACAAATGCCATGTTTCTACAAGGGTCATGGGAACTTACGGCTATTGCGCTCCTGAGTATCAACGCACCGGTCAACTCACTGTAAAATCAGACGTATATAGCTTTGGCGTTGTCCTATTGGAACTAATCACAGGAAAAAGAGCTGTTGACAATAGAAGAAGCCCTGACCAACAAAATCTTGTGACATGG GCTGAACCCATTTTCATGGAGCCGAGTAGATTCTCGGAGTTGGCGGATCCTATGCTTAGAGGCGACTTCCCGAAGAAGAGCTTCAACCAGGCGGTTGCGATATCAGCCATGTGTCTTCAAGAAGATGCGACGGTTCGACCTTTGATTAGCGATGTGGTGACTGCGCTTAGTTGCCTTCCGTTGCAAGGGGATGCGGGGTACTCTCGCCCCATATCCCCACCCTCACCGCGCTTGAGTGATGCAACAACATCGCGGGAACGAGAGAAAGCAGTTGCGGAAGCCATAGCTTGGGGCTCAAAGTCTAGGCATAAATAA